A section of the Phoenix dactylifera cultivar Barhee BC4 unplaced genomic scaffold, palm_55x_up_171113_PBpolish2nd_filt_p 000153F, whole genome shotgun sequence genome encodes:
- the LOC120104966 gene encoding uncharacterized protein LOC120104966: protein MGVRRFLPENHIWRKSKLFNGKSEDRSRPREFTGEEILEQINSGTYKPLGKHPSINKKRKRGKDDDTIWAKKSILFDLPYWKTLKLRHNLDVMHIEKNIAENIVGTLLGVDGKCKDTEKARMDLADIDGYAANISSCVSTQGGKLSGLKSHDYHILLQRLLPVGMRGYLNKELNTALFQLGNFFEQLYSKALKKADLKKLEDQIVLILCKLEKIFSPAFFDVMVHLAIHLPREAILGGPVQYRWMYPIERLLGVLKGFVANRAHPEGSIAEAYISKESTIFCSMYLDGIETVFNREERNDDGGDRGTGLAVFTQSARPFRLIRRGPDVPVNELEMAEWFVLYNSSKVDQYRNTRTTYKVRVKLTSQIDNVKNFPSGSKIA, encoded by the exons ATGGGTGTGCGGCGTTTCTTGCCTGAGAACCACATATGGCGAAAGAGCAAGCTCTTTAATGGTAAAAGTGAGGACAGGTCAAGGCCACGAGAGTTCACGGGAGAAGAGATCTTGGAGCAAATTAATTCAGGGACATACAAGCCGTTGGGCAAGCATCCAAGCattaataagaaaagaaaaaggggcaaAGATGATGACACGATTTGGGCCAAGAAAAGCATTTTGTTTGATCTCCCTTATTGGAAAACACTCAAGTTGCGTCACAACTTGGATGTCATGCACATAGAAAAGAACATTGCAGAAAATATTGTTGGGACATTACTGGGCGTAGATGGGAAATGCAAGGATACAGAAAAAGCACGCATGGATTTGGCAGATATAG ATGGCTATGCGGCAAACATCTCTAGCTGTGTAAGTACTCAAGGTGGTAAATTATCGGGTCTGAAAAGTCATGACTATCATATTCTTTTGCAACGTCTTCTTCCAGTTGGAATGCGTGGGTACCTCAACAAAGAACTTAATACTGCATTATTTCAGTTAGGCAATTTCTTTGAGCAATTGTACTCCAAGGCATTAAAAAAAGCTGATTTGAAAAAATTAGAGGACCAAATTGTTCTTATTCTTTGCAAGCTTGAGAAGATTTTCTCTCCTGCCTTCTTTGATGTCATGGTTCATCTAGCTATTCACTTGCCTCGTGAGGCTATTCTTGGAGGGCCAGTGCAATATCGATGGATGTATCCAATTGAAAG GTTACTCGGAGTTCTAAAAGGATTTGTTGCCAACCGAGCTCACCCAGAAGGTTCTATCGCTGAGGCTTATATTTCTAAAGAGAGTACAATATTTTGCTCAATGTACCTCGATGGAATCGAAACAGTGTTTAACAGAGAAGAAAGGAATGATGACGGTGGTGATCGTGGCACGGGGTTAGCAGTCTTCACTCAAAGTGCCCGACCATTTAGGTTAATCCGAAGGGGACCTGATGTGCCGGTCAATGAACTCGAGATGGCTGAATGGTTTGTCTTATACAATAGTTCAAAAGTGGATCAATATC GGAACACAAGAACTACATACAAGGTGAGAGTAAAGTTGACATCACAAATAGACAACGTAAAGAATTTCCCAAGTGGTTCAAAGATCGCGTAA
- the LOC103718735 gene encoding plant cysteine oxidase 3-like, which yields MVPFIQERAPTMAIHSKGRSKVQELYDACSTVFSGKEGFPTLKQIRWLREILDNMEPVDVGIDGSRSPVDEPSIASRDGLILGQALTQITYVHIHECDDFSMGVFCFPAGASLPLHDHPGMVVLSKVLYGSVSVKSYDWFITPSSRPRKGGLAKVVADDWVLQAQCKASVLFPRRGGNIHSFTALTPCAILDVLAPPYSDELGRLCTYFSEIPIPSLPRFSILEEIDLPEDLVVAGAPYLGPELILDPDFDGLY from the exons ATGGTGCCATTTATCCAAGAGAGAGCTCCAACCATGGCTATCCACTCCAAGGGGAGGAGCAAAGTTCAAGAGCTTTATGACGCGTGTAGCACGGTCTTCTCCGGGAAGGAGGGCTTTCCTACACTCAAGCAGATCAGATGGCTACGAGAGATCCTTG ATAACATGGAACCGGTCGACGTCGGAATTGATGGCTCCAGATCGCCAGTGGATGAGCCGAGCATCGCGAGCCGAGATGGCCTTATCTTGGGACAGGCCTTGACGCAGATCACATATGTGCACATACATGAATGCGATGATTTCTCG ATGGGGGTGTTCTGCTTCCCGGCCGGAGCGAGCCTACCTCTCCATGATCACCCAGGGATGGTGGTCCTCAGCAAAGTACTGTATGGCTCAGTCTCAGTGAAGTCCTATGACTGGTTTATCACCCCAAGTTCAAGACCAAGGAAGG GTGGGCTAGCTAAAGTTGTAGCGGATGACTGGGTCCTGCAAGCACAATGCAAGGCATCAGTGTTGTTCCCAAGAAGAGGTGGAAACATCCACTCCTTCACTGCCCTAACTCCTTGTGCTATCTTGGATGTTTTAGCACCACCTTACTCTGATGAGCTAGGAAGGCTATGCACCTACTTCTCTGAAATACCgatcccttctcttcctc GATTTTCCATACTTGAAGAAATAGATTTACCGGAAGATTTGGTCGTCGCTGGAGCACCATACCTCGGTCCTGAGCTCATATTGGATCCAGATTTTGATGGACTTTACTAA
- the LOC103718745 gene encoding uncharacterized protein LOC103718745, which produces MAFSNFLTVSDKINDDLNQPAKANEVERVECRCCGMSEDCTPTYIRRIREFHCGNWICGLCAEAVKEKKKRAPSMAMEEALESHMALCRQFNRTVRLNPELSLVGAMRDIARKSFQYRASHGSYAPKIARSSSCGPKAKAEIGSSSIQ; this is translated from the coding sequence ATGGCCTTCTCCAATTTTTTGACTGTGTCTGATAAGATTAATGATGACTTGAACCAGCCTGCAAAAGCCAATGAAGTTGAGAGGGTGGAGTGTCGCTGCTGTGGAATGTCAGAGGACTGCACCCCGACCTACATTCGCCGTATCCGAGAATTCCATTGCGGcaattggatctgtgggcttTGCGCAGAGGCAGtgaaggagaaaaagaagagagctcCATCAATGGCGATGGAAGAAGCGTTGGAGTCCCATATGGCTCTCTGTAGGCAGTTCAACAGGACAGTCAGGCTCAATCCAGAGCTTTCTTTGGTTGGCGCAATGAGGGATATAGCAAGGAAGAGCTTCCAATACAGGGCTTCCCATGGCTCCTATGCACCAAAGATTGCAAGGTCCAGCAGCTGTGGGCCTAAGGCCAAAGCCGAGATCGGAAGCTCATCGATCCAGTGA